The following coding sequences are from one Brienomyrus brachyistius isolate T26 chromosome 2, BBRACH_0.4, whole genome shotgun sequence window:
- the rab3c gene encoding ras-related protein Rab-3C isoform X1, whose product MRQEAAVQMTATQDGKFGQKESSDQNFDYMFKLLIIGNSSVGKTSFLFRYADDSFTSAFVSTVGIDFKVKTVYKNEKRIKLQIWDTAGQERYRTITTAYYRGAMGFILMYDITNEESFAAVQDWSTQIKTYSWDNAQVILAGNKCDMEEERVVPVESGRMLAEQLGFEFFETSAKDNINVKQTFERLVDLICDRMSESLETDPAVTTGTPNARLTDNPPPLPQTNCGC is encoded by the exons ATGACTGCCACACAAGATGGTAAATTTGGCCAGAAAGAAAGTTCTGACCAGAATTTTGATTATATGTTCAAACTGCTGATCATTGGAAATAGCAGCGTCGGGAAGACATCGTTCCTCTTCCGCTATGCAGATGATTCTTTCACTTCGGCCTTTGTCAGCACCGTTGGCATTGACTTCAAAGTCAAAACTGTGTACAAGAATGAGAAAAGGATCAAACTGCAAATCTGG GACACAGCAGGCCAGGAAAGATACAGGACTATCACCACGGCATATTATCGGGGTGCAATGGGCTTCATCTTGATGTATGACATCACCAACGAGGAGTCCTTCGCAGCAGTGCAAGACTG GTCAACTCAGATCAAGACATACTCTTGGGACAATGCACAGGTCATCCTTGCTGGGAACAAATGTGACATGGAAGAGGAGAGGGTGGTTCCGGTGGAGAGTGGGCGGATGCTGGCAGAACAGCTCG GCTTTGAGTTCTTTGAGACCAGTGCCAAGGACAACATAAACGTCAAACAGACGTTTGAGCGGCTCGTGGACCTCATCTGTGACAGGATGTCAGAGAGTTTAGAGACGGACCCGGCGGTCACCACGGGAACCCCAAACGCCAGACTGACTGAcaaccccccgcccctcccacagACCAACTGCGGCTGTTAG
- the rab3c gene encoding ras-related protein Rab-3C isoform X2 produces the protein MDLYGKMTATQDGKFGQKESSDQNFDYMFKLLIIGNSSVGKTSFLFRYADDSFTSAFVSTVGIDFKVKTVYKNEKRIKLQIWDTAGQERYRTITTAYYRGAMGFILMYDITNEESFAAVQDWSTQIKTYSWDNAQVILAGNKCDMEEERVVPVESGRMLAEQLGFEFFETSAKDNINVKQTFERLVDLICDRMSESLETDPAVTTGTPNARLTDNPPPLPQTNCGC, from the exons ATGACTGCCACACAAGATGGTAAATTTGGCCAGAAAGAAAGTTCTGACCAGAATTTTGATTATATGTTCAAACTGCTGATCATTGGAAATAGCAGCGTCGGGAAGACATCGTTCCTCTTCCGCTATGCAGATGATTCTTTCACTTCGGCCTTTGTCAGCACCGTTGGCATTGACTTCAAAGTCAAAACTGTGTACAAGAATGAGAAAAGGATCAAACTGCAAATCTGG GACACAGCAGGCCAGGAAAGATACAGGACTATCACCACGGCATATTATCGGGGTGCAATGGGCTTCATCTTGATGTATGACATCACCAACGAGGAGTCCTTCGCAGCAGTGCAAGACTG GTCAACTCAGATCAAGACATACTCTTGGGACAATGCACAGGTCATCCTTGCTGGGAACAAATGTGACATGGAAGAGGAGAGGGTGGTTCCGGTGGAGAGTGGGCGGATGCTGGCAGAACAGCTCG GCTTTGAGTTCTTTGAGACCAGTGCCAAGGACAACATAAACGTCAAACAGACGTTTGAGCGGCTCGTGGACCTCATCTGTGACAGGATGTCAGAGAGTTTAGAGACGGACCCGGCGGTCACCACGGGAACCCCAAACGCCAGACTGACTGAcaaccccccgcccctcccacagACCAACTGCGGCTGTTAG
- the rab3c gene encoding ras-related protein Rab-3C isoform X3, with the protein MTATQDGKFGQKESSDQNFDYMFKLLIIGNSSVGKTSFLFRYADDSFTSAFVSTVGIDFKVKTVYKNEKRIKLQIWDTAGQERYRTITTAYYRGAMGFILMYDITNEESFAAVQDWSTQIKTYSWDNAQVILAGNKCDMEEERVVPVESGRMLAEQLGFEFFETSAKDNINVKQTFERLVDLICDRMSESLETDPAVTTGTPNARLTDNPPPLPQTNCGC; encoded by the exons ATGACTGCCACACAAGATGGTAAATTTGGCCAGAAAGAAAGTTCTGACCAGAATTTTGATTATATGTTCAAACTGCTGATCATTGGAAATAGCAGCGTCGGGAAGACATCGTTCCTCTTCCGCTATGCAGATGATTCTTTCACTTCGGCCTTTGTCAGCACCGTTGGCATTGACTTCAAAGTCAAAACTGTGTACAAGAATGAGAAAAGGATCAAACTGCAAATCTGG GACACAGCAGGCCAGGAAAGATACAGGACTATCACCACGGCATATTATCGGGGTGCAATGGGCTTCATCTTGATGTATGACATCACCAACGAGGAGTCCTTCGCAGCAGTGCAAGACTG GTCAACTCAGATCAAGACATACTCTTGGGACAATGCACAGGTCATCCTTGCTGGGAACAAATGTGACATGGAAGAGGAGAGGGTGGTTCCGGTGGAGAGTGGGCGGATGCTGGCAGAACAGCTCG GCTTTGAGTTCTTTGAGACCAGTGCCAAGGACAACATAAACGTCAAACAGACGTTTGAGCGGCTCGTGGACCTCATCTGTGACAGGATGTCAGAGAGTTTAGAGACGGACCCGGCGGTCACCACGGGAACCCCAAACGCCAGACTGACTGAcaaccccccgcccctcccacagACCAACTGCGGCTGTTAG